One window from the genome of Dermacentor silvarum isolate Dsil-2018 chromosome 5, BIME_Dsil_1.4, whole genome shotgun sequence encodes:
- the LOC119453427 gene encoding uncharacterized protein LOC119453427 produces MRRRRSLQLLGWLLLAAVATLALLGAPPWPSGGDYSSTGSAPAELTRHPFWTYDPVLQEPRDVRQLCSLPVVHPLHPSVWPHLKRTVPIHCKVRQPWLTFVDVRGNLRFNHSSGYKLSSLRCSYTPAERDGDDRVKYGDPVPFTRDGTPLAHDVVYVSCRNYFEIPIYSNVHAVLRIPNAMHPQGSLTSPPPQDVYGGKSASPPSDRHDRPSVLVFGLDSISRLSMMRLLPKTYAFLTDVLGSVVFRGMNKVGDNTFPNLVALLTGMEAYTQLKHPGTKGKTFDDVQFIWDDFKRDGYLTLFAEDFPEYGVFNYLARGFRDPPTDFYFRPYCLAMENSFLARTSSNLCYGNVPKHKLQIDYVRRFIEVNNGSQPYFAFSFLVEISHEYMQQVAAADEDIVQFLTELRDRGHLDNTFLFFLSDHGHRFDSIRETFVGRLEERLPFFAVRPPSRSSWLKQAAPNSHGSPASDSVLADNSLAESGTTKSLFEALQSNAGRLTTPYDTYETFRDILFLGRDGRFADKPKSDYGVSLFREIPLSRTCDLARIPEQYCSCDAEEPMELSSKIVERAALALVDKVNSLLEVGLGNISSRCAHLTIRRIQDAREVFSSVGSSSTSPPSASSPYPTNVVGHKFTNVGRHFASVRRVRVTVVVRPSDAMLEGLLLMREHERPVVFDDVSRINKYGRQSSCIEHQTLRKYCYCIHNQ; encoded by the exons ATGCGGCGCCGTCGGAGCCTCCAATTGCTGGGCTGGCTCCTGCTGGCCGCGGTGGCTACGCTCGCGCTGCTGGGCGCTCCGCCGTGGCCCTCCGGCGGCGACTACTCGTCGACGGGCTCGGCGCCGGCCGAGCTGACGCGCCACCCGTTCTGGACGTACGACCCGGTGCTCCAGGAGCCGCGCGACGTCCGTCAGCTGTGCTCGCTGCCCGTCGTACACCCGCTCCACCCGAGCGTGTGGCCGCACCTCAAGCGCACCGTGCCCATACATTGCAAG GTACGGCAACCGTGGCTGACATTCGTGGATGTCCGAGGAAACCTGCGTTTCAACCACAGCTCGGGGTACAAGCTCAGTTCCCTGCGCTGCTCGTACACCCCCGCAGAACGGGACGGAGACGACCGAGTCAAATATGGAGACCCCGTGCCATTCACTCGCGACGGCACGCCCCTCGCGCACGACGTGGTCTACGTTTCATGCCGGAACTACTTCGAGATACCCATCTACTCCAACGTCCACGCAGTGCTGCGCATTCCAAATGCGATGCATCCGCAGGGTTCATTGACCTCACCACCGCCGCAGGACGTCTACGGTGGGAAATCAGCGTCGCCGCCATCCGACAGACACGATCGTCCAAGCGTCTTAGTATTTGGCCTTGACTCGATCTCGAGGCTATCGATGATGCGGCTACTGCCGAAGACTTACGCCTTCCTCACTGATGTTCTCGGTTCCGTCGTCTTTCGGGGAATGAACAAGGTCGGCGATAACACCTTTCCCAACCTGGTCGCGCTGCTGACCGGCATGGAGGCCTACACGCAGCTGAAACATCCAGGCACGAAGGGCAAAACATTCGACGACGTCCAGTTCATCTGGGACGATTTCAAACGCGATGGATACCTGACACTCTTCGCCGAAGACTTTCCCGAGTATGGAGTCTTCAACTACCTTGCGCGTGGTTTCAGGGATCCGCCGACTGATTTTTATTTTCGTCCCTACTGCCTCGCCATGGAGAACTCGTTCCTGGCGAGGACGAGCTCGAACCTTTGCTACGGCAACGTTCCCAAGCACAAGCTCCAGATTGACTACGTCCGGCGGTTCATCGAAGTCAACAACGGGTCGCAGCCCTACTTTGCCTTCTCATTCCTCGTCGAGATAAGCCACGAGTACATGCAGCAGGTAGCCGCGGCCGACGAAGACATTGTGCAGTTTCTTACTGAACTCCGGGATCGTGGCCATCTAGACAACACGTTCCTCTTCTTCCTCTCCGACCACGGGCACAGGTTCGACTCCATCCGCGAGACCTTCGTGGGCAGGCTCGAAGAACGGCTGCCTTTCTTCGCCGTCAGACCGCCTTCCAGATCGTCATGGCTGAAGCAGGCTGCACCGAACAGCCACGGCAGTCCCGCCAGCGACTCCGTTTTGGCGGACAATTCGCTCGCGGAGTCTGGGACGACGAAATCTCTGTTCGAGGCACTACAGTCGAACGCCGGTCGACTAACGACACCTTACGACACCTACGAGACGTTCAGGGACATCCTGTTTCTAGGCCGCGACGGGCGTTTCGCGGACAAACCCAAATCTGACTATGGCGTCAGCCTGTTTCGTGAGATTCCTCTCAGCCGAACGTGCGACCTTGCGCGGATTCCGGAGCAGTACTGCTCGTGTGACGCCGAGGAACCGATGGAGCTGTCCAGTAAGATCGTCGAAAGGGCGGCGCTGGCGCTTGTCGACAAGGTCAACAGCCTACTTGAAGTGGGCCTCGGGAACATTTCGTCCCGGTGCGCGCACCTCACGATACGCAGGATTCAGGACGCGCGCGAGGTGTTCAGTAGTGTCGGAAGCTCGTCCACGTCGCCGCCATCCGCGAGTTCTCCATACCCTACTAATGTTGTGGGGCACAAATTCACCAACGTCGGCCGCCATTTTGCCAGCGTGCGCAGGGTACGCGTCACGGTAGTCGTACGACCCAGCGATGCCATGTTGGAGGGCCTGCTCCTCATGCGAGAGCACGAGCGGCCCGTCGTCTTCGACGACGTCAGCCGCATAAACAAATACGGCCGTCAGTCCTCATGCATCGAGCACCAGACGCTGAGGAAGTACTGCTACTGTATTCATAACCAATAA